From the Lathyrus oleraceus cultivar Zhongwan6 chromosome 4, CAAS_Psat_ZW6_1.0, whole genome shotgun sequence genome, one window contains:
- the LOC127076621 gene encoding casein kinase 1-like protein 6 yields MQVVEVLCKAYPSEFVSYFHYCRSLRFEDKPDYSYLKRLFRDLFIREGYQFDYVFDWTVLKYPQIGSSSRGRHDSGKAAMQAAATPARRPEKIPVGREIREKLSGAVEGFSHRNRPSSTPHHHHGEHVRHRTYDEAAMYKEMHYAQHNSTRYGSNSRRAMVSSSNMTNSSGDHTGRMATNGGGRPSAAHRVHQPVYESKQAAFARNGSLRGHRDDPLRNFELLAIRK; encoded by the exons ATGCAGGTGGTAGAGGTGCTCTGTAAAGCATATCCCTCTGAGTTTGTATCATACTTCCACTATTGCCGATCATTAAGGTTTGAGGACAAGCCCGATTATTCATATTTAAAGAGACTTTTCAGAGATCTATTTATTCGAGAAG GATATCAATTTGACTATGTTTTTGACTGGACTGTATTGAAATATCCACAAATCGGTAGCAGCTCTAGAGGACGG CATGACAGTGGCAAGGCAGCTATGCAAGCAGCAGCTACACCTGCACGCAGACCAGAAAAGATCCCAG TTGGGAGAGAGATTCGAGAGAAGTTATCTGGGGCTGTTGAAGGATTCTCCCATAGGAACCGTCCAAGTTCTACTCCTCATCATCATCACGGTGAACATGTCAGACATAGGACTTATGACGAGGCAGCAATGTATAAGGAGATG CACTATGCCCAACACAATTCAACTCGATACGGAAGCAATTCGAGAAGAGCAATGGTATCATCATCAAACATGACGAATTCCTCGGGTGACCATACTGGCAGGATGGCCACAAATGGTGGGGGCCGTCCATCTGCCGCACATAGAGTTCATCAACCTGTTTACGAGTCCAAACAAGCAGCTTTTGCGCGCAACGGATCTTTGAGAGGTCACCGTGATGATCCTCTGAGGAACTTTGAACTCCTCGCCATCAGGAAGTAA
- the LOC127138176 gene encoding vacuolar protein sorting-associated protein 2 homolog 3, whose product MCLLTMDVSRFRTRVHKYIVIDALIQPYVELVDFRHKIRVLNIAGKTKTKFPGEDEDEEEECRERSKRERRPQAKVIQEFQKQSAQMDITTEMMSDAIDDVLDDDEAEEETEDLTNQVLDEIGVDLASQLSAAPKGRLKTKNTENVSSSEIDDIEKRLAALRNP is encoded by the exons ATGTGTCTACTCACTATG GATGTTTCTAGGTTTCGAACTCGTGTCCACAAATATATTGTCATCGACGCGTTGATTCAACCTTATGTCGAACTCGTCGATTTTAGACAT AAAATTAGGGTTCTGAACATAGCAGGGAAGACGAAGACGAAATTTCCAGGGGAAGAcgaagacgaagaagaagaatGCAGGGAACGAAGCAAACGAGAAAGACGACCGCAAGCCAAAGTTATTCAAGAGTTCCAGAAACAATCAGCGCAAATGGATATAACG ACTGAAATGATGTCAGATGCCATAGATGATGTCTTggatgatgatgaagctgaagaagAGACAGAAGATCTCACAAATCAG GTGCTCGATGAAATTGGTGTGGATCTTGCTTCACAG TTATCAGCAGCTCCAAAAGGGAGACTCAAAACAAAGAACACCGAAAATGTCAGCAG CTCGGAAATTGATGACATCGAGAAGCGTTTGGCAGCTCTTAGAAATCCATAG